The Romeriopsis navalis LEGE 11480 genomic sequence GACTCATACCTGGTTGATTTTGCTTAAGCACGCGAAATAATCGATTTTCTAGGGTTTGTTGCTGAACCAGTTGCTCATGGATTACCTGGGCTTGTGCCAAGCGATCACGATCGTCCTTACAAACTACAATTCCCCCATGGGCAATGCCGCTACGATGCAACGCAACAAAATCATTGCGATTAAATGTCATGACACAGCGATGTGCATCTGTCGCTGTCGTCAAAACCTGCTCATTAGGAATTCCTTGATTTGCGTTCCCGGCCTCATAGGAAGTCAGCACATCATGCCCCAACCGTCGCAGTTCATCCACTAACACTGCCGATAAATTCTCGTTAGCATAAAACCTAAACATCCCAATCCTCCTCAGCGCGATGGGAGGTAATCGCCGCATCGATTTCCTCTCGATGCGCTTGATAGTAAACCTGGGCCGCGAAGAAATCGAAATGCGTTAAACCCGGAAAATCAAGCGCCAACTCCGCCTCGTCCGCCCCTTGCTCGGCCAGGGAAATCAGCGTCCACACCGCAATCCGCGTATCCCGAATACAGGCAAATCCCCCCGCCACACCCGGTGTCTTTTTGACCATTT encodes the following:
- a CDS encoding DUF5615 family PIN-like protein, which produces MFRFYANENLSAVLVDELRRLGHDVLTSYEAGNANQGIPNEQVLTTATDAHRCVMTFNRNDFVALHRSGIAHGGIVVCKDDRDRLAQAQVIHEQLVQQQTLENRLFRVLKQNQPGMSQPIFIVREYPRP
- a CDS encoding DUF433 domain-containing protein codes for the protein MNAKLVESLADAVAALPTEDYALFQQALIGKMVKKTPGVAGGFACIRDTRIAVWTLISLAEQGADEAELALDFPGLTHFDFFAAQVYYQAHREEIDAAITSHRAEEDWDV